A genomic segment from Candidatus Brocadia sinica JPN1 encodes:
- a CDS encoding tetratricopeptide repeat protein, translating into MKHCKLLFFVVVLFGWVSLGWIDPLADKVREGNSLYNESKYDEALDKYVNAQVDSPNTIQLDFNIANAQYKRSKYHEAAQLFEKVIRTGDLEMKAKSSFNMGNTLYRQGQMKEALECYKKTVDFIDEIEHKVGSELDILKNDAKYNYEYVERKMQENEQKQQGQDQKDRQQEEEQDKNEQRQSDDNKSGEEQNQESQKDKQDPRPESTRKENKDKKENNQDQSDKDKQKDQRSEQQQPQSQDQKQMTKEEADRLLEALNHAEKETRLMKRDAQHLQHRSVEKDW; encoded by the coding sequence ATGAAGCATTGCAAATTATTATTTTTCGTAGTGGTACTATTTGGATGGGTATCTCTAGGATGGATAGACCCTCTTGCTGACAAGGTAAGGGAGGGAAACAGCCTTTATAACGAGAGTAAGTATGACGAGGCATTGGATAAATACGTAAATGCGCAGGTGGATTCACCCAACACCATCCAGTTAGACTTTAACATAGCCAATGCTCAATACAAGAGGAGTAAATACCATGAAGCCGCTCAACTGTTTGAGAAGGTAATAAGAACCGGGGATCTTGAAATGAAGGCAAAATCGAGTTTTAATATGGGCAATACCCTGTACCGGCAGGGTCAGATGAAAGAGGCTCTGGAGTGTTATAAGAAAACAGTGGATTTTATCGATGAAATTGAACACAAGGTTGGTAGCGAACTCGATATACTGAAAAATGATGCCAAATATAACTATGAGTACGTTGAGCGAAAGATGCAGGAAAATGAACAAAAGCAGCAGGGTCAGGATCAAAAAGACCGGCAGCAGGAAGAAGAACAGGATAAAAACGAGCAACGGCAATCCGATGACAATAAGAGCGGGGAAGAACAAAACCAGGAATCACAGAAAGATAAACAAGATCCCAGGCCAGAAAGTACCCGGAAAGAAAATAAGGATAAAAAAGAGAATAACCAGGATCAATCTGATAAGGATAAGCAAAAAGACCAGCGTTCAGAGCAACAACAGCCGCAATCTCAGGACCAAAAACAAATGACGAAAGAGGAGGCGGATCGGCTTCTGGAGGCATTGAATCACGCGGAGAAAGAGACACGACTTATGAAAAGGGATGCACAGCATTTACAACATAGATCTGTTGAAAAGGATTGGTGA
- a CDS encoding VWA domain-containing protein has product MKYGNLNYLYLLPVIPIVILGYFLVFRKKMNDLNTFANRELLQKVGLFVSWKRQWLKAALMIVGILFLIFTLIEPKWGYHWEEIEKKGIDIAIAVDTSRSMLADDVKPNRLEVAKREVEDLLHVLEGDRVGLVVFAGTAFTYCPLTSDYGAFRLFLDDINTNIIPQGGTALAEAIRKGISTFEANSKNHKAIILITDGENHEDDPLKAAAKAKEQGIVIYTVGVGKKDGSYIRMKDESGQERLLKDRQGQVIKSRLDEITLNKIALETGGLYTPAYGTEWGLEKIYKDSIAKIEESVYKTQRVKRYVNRYQIPLFIAIVLITLESFLSDRKKVIP; this is encoded by the coding sequence ATGAAGTACGGAAATCTTAATTACCTGTATTTACTTCCTGTTATTCCAATAGTAATTCTCGGGTATTTTCTCGTCTTCAGAAAGAAGATGAATGACCTGAATACATTTGCAAACAGAGAATTACTACAAAAAGTCGGGCTTTTCGTTAGTTGGAAAAGACAGTGGCTCAAGGCTGCCTTAATGATTGTTGGCATACTTTTTCTGATATTTACCCTTATAGAGCCCAAGTGGGGTTACCACTGGGAAGAAATTGAAAAGAAGGGGATTGATATTGCGATTGCGGTGGATACCTCACGAAGTATGCTGGCTGACGATGTAAAACCAAACCGATTAGAAGTGGCAAAAAGGGAGGTTGAAGATTTACTTCATGTATTGGAAGGAGATCGTGTTGGTCTTGTTGTATTTGCAGGTACGGCATTTACTTATTGTCCATTGACCTCTGATTACGGCGCCTTTCGTCTCTTTTTGGATGACATAAATACGAATATCATTCCACAGGGAGGCACTGCCCTGGCAGAGGCAATAAGAAAGGGGATTTCAACCTTTGAGGCGAATTCAAAAAATCACAAGGCTATCATATTGATTACCGATGGTGAGAATCACGAAGATGATCCATTAAAAGCAGCCGCAAAGGCCAAAGAGCAGGGTATCGTTATCTATACAGTAGGTGTAGGAAAGAAGGATGGTTCCTACATCAGGATGAAGGATGAGAGTGGTCAGGAAAGATTGCTAAAAGATAGACAGGGGCAGGTTATTAAATCAAGATTAGACGAAATTACGTTAAATAAAATCGCTTTGGAGACGGGCGGACTGTATACTCCTGCTTACGGTACAGAATGGGGTTTAGAAAAGATTTACAAGGATAGTATCGCGAAGATAGAAGAGTCTGTCTACAAAACGCAGCGCGTGAAAAGATATGTGAATCGCTATCAGATTCCTCTTTTTATTGCGATTGTGCTTATTACCTTAGAGAGTTTTTTGTCAGATCGAAAAAAAGTAATTCCGTGA
- a CDS encoding vWA domain-containing protein — MIFHDPLLLLLLVVIPPLVYWSFHRRGTSQVLFSSLDTVKKLKPSFWQRYRYVLIILRSAAIVLLVIALARPQYGNEQTKVTTEGIDIVLAVDVSGSMLAEDFEIGGRRHNRLYVIKQVVKEFIQKRTNDRIGLVVFAGRAYTQCPMTLDYGMLLQLLEKAEIGMVEDGTAIGSGIGSSVDRLKNTKAKSKVIILLTDGRNNAGEIDPFTAAEIARTFGIRIYTIGAGTKGLAPFPAVDLFGNTVMKQVKIDIDDDALREVAKITDGRYYRATDTESLKEIYSQIDKLEKTESEVTQYTEYHELFHYFLLPAFGLLLFELGMTKTKFRKIP; from the coding sequence ATGATCTTTCATGACCCTTTATTACTGTTATTACTTGTTGTTATTCCACCTTTAGTGTATTGGTCTTTTCATCGCAGAGGGACAAGTCAAGTACTCTTCTCCTCTCTTGATACGGTGAAAAAATTAAAACCCTCATTCTGGCAACGGTACAGATACGTATTGATTATCCTTCGATCTGCTGCTATTGTGCTCCTGGTAATTGCCCTGGCACGGCCTCAGTACGGAAATGAACAGACAAAGGTAACGACTGAGGGGATAGATATTGTCCTTGCGGTGGATGTTTCGGGAAGTATGCTGGCAGAGGACTTCGAAATCGGGGGCAGAAGGCATAACCGGCTTTATGTTATTAAACAAGTAGTGAAAGAATTTATCCAGAAGCGCACAAACGACCGTATCGGTCTGGTTGTTTTTGCCGGACGGGCATATACGCAGTGTCCAATGACACTTGATTATGGGATGCTATTACAGCTTCTGGAAAAGGCGGAGATTGGAATGGTTGAAGATGGCACAGCTATAGGCTCTGGCATTGGTTCATCTGTGGACAGACTCAAAAATACAAAGGCAAAGAGCAAGGTAATTATCCTTCTGACAGACGGAAGAAATAATGCAGGTGAGATAGACCCCTTTACGGCAGCGGAAATAGCAAGGACATTCGGGATAAGGATTTATACAATAGGCGCCGGAACAAAAGGCTTGGCTCCGTTTCCGGCGGTTGACCTGTTTGGGAATACGGTAATGAAGCAGGTAAAGATTGATATTGACGATGATGCCCTCAGAGAAGTTGCAAAGATTACGGACGGAAGATATTACCGGGCAACTGATACTGAATCACTGAAAGAAATTTATAGTCAAATAGATAAACTTGAAAAAACAGAGTCTGAGGTAACTCAGTATACAGAATATCATGAATTGTTTCATTATTTTCTGCTGCCTGCCTTTGGGTTGTTGTTATTTGAGTTAGGTATGACCAAAACAAAATTCAGGAAGATACCTTAA
- a CDS encoding DUF58 domain-containing protein, giving the protein MISKDILKKIRQVEIHTRRLVNESFIGEYHSVFKGRGMEFGEVREYQPGDEIRTIDWNVTARMGRPFIKRFVEERELTVMLLVDVSASGNFGSIKQLKNEIATEICALLAFSAIKNNDKVGMIMFTDKIEKFIPPKKGAKHVLRVIRELLCSVPSGKGTNISVALEYMNKIAARRTISFIVSDFIAHDYVHALRIANKKHDVIAITVVDPREQELPNVGFIELKDAESGEILLVDTANPLARKEFSALNARQKQERSKLFRSMGVDEIVISTGKNYVEPVIRFFRIREKRY; this is encoded by the coding sequence ATGATCTCAAAAGATATATTAAAAAAGATCCGGCAGGTAGAGATCCACACCCGTCGTCTTGTCAATGAGTCGTTTATTGGTGAGTATCACAGCGTTTTTAAAGGAAGGGGTATGGAATTCGGAGAAGTGCGTGAATATCAGCCAGGTGATGAAATTCGAACGATTGACTGGAATGTAACGGCACGCATGGGTCGTCCTTTTATTAAACGTTTTGTGGAAGAACGAGAGTTAACGGTAATGCTTCTTGTAGATGTAAGCGCTTCCGGAAACTTTGGATCAATAAAGCAGTTGAAAAATGAAATAGCCACGGAAATCTGCGCGCTCCTGGCATTTTCTGCCATAAAGAATAATGACAAGGTCGGCATGATCATGTTTACGGATAAAATTGAAAAATTTATTCCCCCGAAAAAAGGAGCAAAACATGTGCTGCGGGTTATCCGGGAACTCCTGTGCTCAGTGCCTTCCGGAAAAGGGACAAATATTTCCGTTGCCCTAGAGTATATGAACAAGATAGCCGCCCGTCGTACGATATCATTTATTGTATCCGATTTTATAGCACATGATTATGTACATGCATTACGCATTGCAAACAAGAAGCACGATGTGATTGCGATCACGGTTGTAGACCCAAGGGAACAGGAATTACCAAACGTGGGTTTTATCGAATTAAAAGATGCAGAGTCCGGAGAGATACTCTTAGTCGATACGGCAAACCCTCTTGCCAGAAAAGAATTTAGTGCTTTAAACGCCAGACAAAAACAGGAAAGGTCAAAATTGTTCCGGTCAATGGGTGTTGACGAAATTGTAATCAGCACCGGCAAAAATTATGTGGAACCCGTTATCCGTTTTTTCAGGATAAGGGAAAAGAGATATTAA
- a CDS encoding AAA family ATPase translates to MESDVKKITERVKQESDFVNTLMYEVGKVIVGQKYLMERLLIGILSNGHVLLEGVPGLAKTMSVMTLAKTMQASFQRIQFTPDLLPADLIGTLIYNPKNGDFTVRKGPIFTNIVLADEINRAPAKVQSALLEAMQDRQVTIGDQTFKLEDPFLVLATQNPIEHEGTYPLPEAQVDRFMLKLNITYPDKKEEREIMERMALTKKDFRVNPVISPADILRLRSLVDEIYLDDKIKDYIIDIVFASRDPKAYNLNLDEFIEYGASPRATIYLTLAAKAHAFIKGRGFVTPHDVKSIGMDVLRHRIITTYEAEAEEIRAENIVQKIFDTVEVP, encoded by the coding sequence ATGGAATCTGATGTTAAAAAGATTACAGAAAGGGTAAAACAGGAAAGTGATTTTGTGAATACCCTGATGTATGAGGTTGGCAAGGTGATTGTGGGCCAGAAATATTTGATGGAAAGACTTTTAATAGGTATCCTTTCCAATGGGCATGTATTATTAGAAGGTGTGCCTGGATTAGCAAAAACAATGTCGGTCATGACACTTGCCAAAACTATGCAGGCCAGCTTTCAACGGATACAATTTACGCCCGATTTACTTCCTGCCGATCTCATCGGCACCCTTATTTATAATCCCAAAAATGGTGATTTTACGGTACGGAAAGGACCTATCTTCACCAATATCGTCCTTGCGGATGAGATTAATCGCGCCCCTGCAAAGGTGCAGAGCGCGCTCCTGGAAGCAATGCAGGACAGACAGGTTACCATTGGGGATCAGACATTTAAACTGGAAGACCCGTTTCTTGTATTGGCTACGCAAAATCCAATTGAGCATGAGGGAACGTATCCGTTACCCGAAGCACAGGTAGATCGTTTTATGTTAAAATTAAACATTACGTATCCTGACAAGAAGGAAGAGCGTGAGATTATGGAACGCATGGCATTAACAAAAAAGGATTTTCGTGTAAATCCGGTGATCTCTCCTGCGGATATCCTGCGTTTGCGTTCCTTGGTCGACGAGATTTACCTCGACGATAAAATCAAGGATTACATTATTGATATTGTATTTGCCTCGAGGGATCCGAAAGCGTATAACCTTAACCTGGATGAATTCATAGAATACGGCGCATCTCCGCGTGCAACAATTTATCTTACACTAGCCGCCAAGGCGCATGCCTTTATAAAGGGAAGGGGCTTTGTAACTCCTCATGATGTAAAGTCAATAGGTATGGATGTGCTTCGCCACAGGATCATTACAACCTATGAGGCCGAGGCTGAGGAGATACGTGCTGAAAATATTGTGCAAAAAATATTTGATACGGTAGAGGTGCCGTAA
- the mobB gene encoding molybdopterin-guanine dinucleotide biosynthesis protein B — MPKNIPVVSIIGKQNIGKTTLIGLIIPLLKRKGHRVGTIKYNIPSFEIDYEGKDTYRHYQAGADVVSISSPQKLATIKRVDRKPPSIKDIIETYYRDVDIVLVEGYKSWRYPYIEIQNNHQQMKSANKKYKNHLKITGTVKTDSHIPIFCKDDLNNIINFIESKMR; from the coding sequence TTGCCAAAAAATATACCTGTCGTTTCGATCATTGGTAAACAGAATATAGGGAAAACCACACTTATTGGGCTTATTATTCCTTTGCTGAAACGAAAGGGGCATAGGGTTGGCACTATCAAGTACAATATCCCTTCATTTGAAATCGATTACGAAGGAAAGGATACCTACAGGCACTATCAGGCAGGCGCTGATGTAGTTTCCATATCTTCGCCCCAAAAACTGGCAACGATAAAAAGGGTCGACCGAAAGCCTCCGTCAATAAAAGATATCATAGAAACTTATTATCGGGACGTTGATATCGTCCTTGTTGAAGGCTATAAGAGTTGGCGGTATCCTTATATTGAAATCCAAAATAACCATCAACAAATGAAATCTGCAAACAAAAAATACAAAAACCATCTGAAAATTACAGGCACTGTCAAGACAGATTCGCATATACCGATTTTTTGTAAGGATGACTTGAATAACATCATAAATTTTATAGAATCAAAGATGAGGTGA
- a CDS encoding c-type cytochrome: protein MKKIFSYCAVSMATIFGAYISFPALIANAGDIKKIYKDTCELCHGADGKGSEAGKQFGVPDFTNADYQKSRTDADMKKSMTEGTKNPNYVKLSDLGVDAADLEPLVKLVREFGGK from the coding sequence TTGAAAAAGATTTTTAGTTATTGCGCAGTTTCTATGGCAACGATATTTGGCGCGTATATTAGCTTTCCCGCTTTGATAGCAAATGCTGGAGATATTAAAAAGATTTACAAGGACACCTGTGAATTATGCCACGGCGCCGATGGGAAAGGAAGCGAGGCTGGAAAGCAATTTGGTGTACCAGACTTCACGAATGCAGATTATCAAAAATCCAGAACTGATGCAGATATGAAAAAGTCTATGACCGAAGGCACGAAGAATCCAAATTACGTCAAACTATCGGATCTCGGAGTTGATGCTGCTGATCTTGAGCCACTCGTCAAATTAGTTCGGGAATTTGGCGGCAAATAA
- the rtcA gene encoding RNA 3'-terminal phosphate cyclase: MNNDVIEIDGSFGEGGGQILRTALSLSAITKRPFEIFNIRANRKIPGLSYQHLQAVNATSQICNAKVVGNLLRSTDLKFYPGEVKAGAYRLDIGTAGSVSLVLQTIFYPLSLANKPSSITIIGGTHVSHSPCIDYLMQQWLYFLKKIGFDAEIETLRAGYYPRGGGEVFININPARPQHPIRIEDRGRLIQVMGISAVSNLDINIAFRQQTQAKKKLLEQNIPHEISMRETPALGRGTMLLLVGKFEHSQCCYFSLGAIGKRAETVADEACNEFFSFLETKGVIDEHLADQLIIPLALTKGTSQFTTPRVTQHLLTNIEIVKLFLPVTVDILGNLNEEGSVKIH; this comes from the coding sequence ATGAATAATGACGTTATTGAAATCGATGGTTCATTTGGAGAAGGAGGCGGACAGATCCTGCGTACCGCCCTTTCGTTATCGGCTATTACAAAAAGGCCCTTTGAGATATTTAACATCCGGGCTAACAGGAAAATACCAGGACTCAGCTATCAGCACCTTCAGGCGGTAAATGCCACATCGCAGATTTGCAATGCCAAAGTCGTTGGAAATCTGCTCCGATCTACTGATCTCAAATTCTATCCCGGAGAGGTAAAAGCGGGTGCGTATCGTCTTGACATCGGAACGGCGGGCTCTGTTTCGCTCGTTTTGCAAACCATATTTTACCCACTCAGTCTGGCGAATAAACCTTCTTCAATCACCATCATTGGCGGTACCCATGTCAGCCACAGTCCCTGTATAGATTACCTCATGCAACAGTGGTTATACTTTCTTAAAAAAATTGGTTTTGATGCAGAAATAGAGACACTAAGAGCGGGATATTATCCTCGTGGTGGTGGTGAGGTTTTCATAAACATAAATCCGGCACGCCCGCAACATCCAATACGGATTGAGGACAGAGGGAGGCTTATCCAGGTAATGGGAATATCTGCTGTAAGCAATCTGGATATAAATATTGCCTTCCGGCAGCAAACACAAGCAAAGAAAAAATTATTAGAACAAAATATACCTCACGAAATATCGATGAGAGAAACGCCTGCACTTGGAAGGGGCACAATGTTACTCCTGGTGGGGAAATTTGAACACAGCCAGTGTTGCTATTTTAGTTTAGGCGCCATCGGTAAGCGTGCAGAAACTGTTGCCGATGAGGCGTGTAATGAATTCTTCTCTTTCCTCGAAACCAAGGGCGTCATTGATGAGCATCTTGCAGACCAACTCATCATCCCCCTTGCCCTTACAAAAGGGACATCACAATTTACCACACCCAGGGTTACACAACACCTGCTCACGAATATTGAAATTGTAAAACTGTTTTTACCGGTCACTGTCGACATCCTGGGAAATCTCAACGAGGAAGGATCTGTAAAAATACATTGA